The nucleotide window AAAGTTGTTGACACTATTCGTGATATAGTTGACATCAACTCCTGGCACGCTCGCCATACCATCCTCTCATATATACAAGTCTTTGTTTACAGCAACCTGTTCTCAGTCGGGCAAAATAAATCGATAATGTTGGAGTTGCGAGAAATCATCATAAGTCTCCTTCAAGATGATCAGTATGAGGTGTCTCGCATGGCTAGCATCACACTCAGCGGATTGATCCAGTGTGGAGCAATAGATTTGGACGATGAACTTCTCCAGCTCGGATACGACATGTGCAGCACCAAATTGaagagaaagaaaaaaacaggCGCAAATGATGTAGAGGACGTAAATTTTCAGAAGAGATTGCTGAAACGACACGCCGGAGTTTTAATTTTGAGCGCCTGCGTTCTCTCTTCACCCTATTCAGTACCTGACTGGATGCCCAGGGTAGTGATGAGATTGTCGGATCATCTCCACGACATCCAGCCAATACAGGGAACAATCAAGAGAACTTTGTCCGACTTTCGTCGAACTCACCATGATAACTGGCATGAAGATAAATTGAAATTCTCCAGCGATGAATTGGCCGTTCTCACGGACTTGTTGGTTTCGCCAAGCTATTACGCATGAATTTAGGATCGCGTTATTCATGAAGGactgtgtttttatttaatgtttttttgtatCATCATCCTGAGCGCAATTGTCTCTGCAGTTGATGTTTGAACTTTGCTATTTTAACTTTGGAATCTGCACAACAACAAATCTAAATTTTCTGAATTAAGCAATTTTTCATAGAACCAAATCTCTTCGCTCAGTTATACAACAGCTATGTATTTGTTAGATGGAAAAGCAGTTTTGTGTATTTGATTACTGTCATATCTTCCTATTGTCTTAAATCTTAGTATTATTGGTGACGCttctttcaaaacaataaattttctttaaatgcaTTACTTAGTTTTAATGGCAATTTAAATGACTGTTCGGCCAACAACACATTTGCACCTGAAGTTGTGGGAATTCTttttttgtcaatattttagtGGATTTATACCAGTCTATCACACCTTGCTGTAAACATAAGTCTGGTCTTGGTGATcagtttttgtcatatttattGTTAGGCATATTATTCAATACATATATAGTCATACAATACATCGCGGGTCTCTAGTTAAATTGATCGATTgtgtttttctaatttttttcgCGTACGTTCACCGTCAAATTCCGATGGATATCATAATGGAAGGAATTGTTTAATTGACTTTTATCATTATTGGCAGTTAAAACTGATGAGCTTTTCATGTGCCGTTTTGTCGGATTTATTTTGCTGATGATTTTTATGGATTCTAGGAGGAATAAACACCCGCTACtctgtttaattttatgatttttaacGCTACGTGCATGACGCATAATATAAATGATATTTCACGCAGCCTATCACCAGTGTGCTAACTTTATTCAGCAATcgaatagaaatcaaaaatgcaAGGAAAGGACTTTAGCAGAGTCAGTGcgacaataaattaaaacaaagcgtGCCAGAATAGCACAAAAATCTAAGATAAATTTGTCTTTACTTACGACCTCTCGGCCCTCGTTCAGTTTTTGGAAATTGTAGTGGGAGTGACAACACAGCACTTTCTTTCCTGATCCCTCCGCTTGTGTGGACTTTAATGGAGCCACCTAGTGCTCGAACATGGAGTGACAACTTTTTACTTGAAATCGCAAAAGCTTCCTTAAACAATTCTGCGTCAGTAGCAAACGAATCAATGTTCCACGCTACGACCAGGGCCACAGCAAGCACTTTGTCTTTCATTCTTTGTGGCATTTTCCTCTCTCTCCCATGACCACCCAAAAAGAATTCACTGAGCAACCAGTTTTTCACAGGTTCTGCCATATCGCTGAACAAGTCACGACTACGTCTGAATTCGCTGCTTTttagtttaaaagttttaataagATATGCCATTAATTGCAAGCAGCATGCGTACTCTGTGTGAACATCCGGACTTTGCACAATGGCAAGAGGAGGATTTCTGGCATGTTCAGTGATCAATCGCCATGACAACGCTCCACCTTTACTTTGCCACTGTTTGATAGTTTGTAGAGTTGGTCGGATAAATTGTTCAGCTTCAGGAATAAGGGCCTTGCTCACCTCCTCGGGAACAATTTTTCCAAGAGGGTAAATGTCCTCAATGACATTGGCATCTTTGTTGCAAGGAATTATGGTCTGGGCGTCAGACGGGTCTTCTTCAGGCGACATGAAACCAGATGTCTCCATCAATGCTTCAACTGAAGTCTGGACAGCCTCTGTGCTATCCGCAACTTTGTTCCTCAGTCTTGTAACCATCGCTCGTTTTCGTTTGTGACTTCCGAAAACCTCCGTCAAATCATCctgtttttcagaaaatgagCGCTCATCTTGCTCACTTTGCTTcttagttttttctttttcttcatcgTCCCTCTCAACATCTGCAACCATAATTGGTCTCAACTTGAAATGATCAGCTTCAAACAGTTGGGCAATGCCGGTCCGTTTGTCCACTTCAGCGATTACATATTTATGAGCATAAGGATATTCTTCGCAAGTTTCATAATTGTTTCCAACATATTTCAAATGAAGTCCATCTGCCAGTaaaatttttctctttttaagCTTCAGGTTGTTCGTCTGTTTGTGTTGAAACAACTCACAGCTTAATGTGGTCCCATTTTGAAGACAACCGTTGGAAAACTCTGCTATGAGTCGTTTACGTGAGTTTGGGTTGTGTTTAAGTACAAGAGACATTGCCAGACAGGTATCAGATTTTACAGTTTATGTAAAAATACGTGCTGACGTGTCTCTTATCCACTTAGGCTATAGCGTTGGTAAACAAGAAAgtttaaatacattttaagaTTCAAAATATAACATTTCTATTTAACAACGTCggttaaagaaacaaaaccgGGAAACTTGCCTAAAACGAAATTCGTCCAATTACACACCATTTTACAATAACTATTAGGATATGAATAAGTAGAGCTACTGAGCTACCCTAATAACCTATGTACTGTAGTCCTAACCTATCTCTTTCTCTTGCAATCAATAGTCGAAATAAGTCCATGCTGAAAAGACTTAAACAGTGTTGCCAATTTAACATTTCAGAAAGagttatttttcttgcaaaattgATTTTTGGTCTAAACCAGTGATTCTCAACCGTGGCTCTCAACTGTACATTTTGCGGTTCTTACTAACTTCGTGAAAAATTAATCAGTTGTACCAGAATTGCAACAAAGGAAGTAAAAGAAATCAAGAATTAGCGAATTGTCTCAGCAAAGATCCCGTGTATGAAGTATCAATGTTACCAGGTTACTACTGTTCTTCTgtgtaaaatcattttgaggtttgtgacgtcataatatattTAGTCCTGATCGTTAGCTGTAGCAATAAATGGCGATGACTATGGCAGCTCCTTACAAACCTTAGGTTTGAAATTTGGCTCTGGCACTAAAAAGGTTAAGAATCACTggtctaaactctaaagtGTGCATTTTAAGAACTTGGTCACCCGAAGATAAAAAGGACGAAGTACTTTGAATAAACTAAAATCGCtgggaaataaaaaatatttctaaatctATTGCCACAACTAAAACTCCAAATGTTATAATTCCGGTAGCGCGGATGCAATTTTACATTCTCAGCATGTTGCTTACATAGCATTAAtattgttttagataaattttgtcaaaatattttagagtAAGAGTTGGACTGCGAGCTAGATAAAAAAAACCTTGCTCATAAGTAACGTAAAAAAGAGTGTAATTGgcaaaactaattttttgtCAACCCGGATGGTGGATGATTGACAGATACACCATAGCTAGGGATTGGAACGCAAGGCACATTTTTCTCTGCATCCTTGGTATCATGCAGATACCTAGCACCTCGTTCAACACACTTTCGTAAACCTCGGTATAGTCTGCAAACGGCAGTTGATAAAAttgctaaaaaatttgttccaTAATTTTCAGTGCTTACCGTTTTTTTCATTACGTCACGCGTTGTGCATCGTCGTAtataagattagaattttaaGTATGGGTTAATTTTTCTTGCTAAAAATGGGCTGTAGCCTATGTATCCGCTTCAATACCGTTATTAAAACATGGAATTTTCTTACCCAAATTCTATTCCACATGAAGGTACATCCGAACATCAAAGTGGCAAAAAAGTTGTGTGGTGCTATAGTCTGGTCGAAGTTTAAGATGTCTAGTTGCAGTTAAACACATCCACTTTGGCCAAAAAAATCGTGTTTTGTCtatttttcacaaatcatactTCATAACAGTTTCTTTACCCACACCAAGTTTTGCCTGTGCCAAGAAACATGTTCTATGGCAATAACAACTTTATTTTCCTGAAAACATTGCAATCAACGAATCTTAAATTTTACATAAGTTAAAGGGTATAACAGGAAAAGGACATAATAAACATAggactaaaagtataacataaaATCCCACAACGCACCACTCCATACAGGAAACAGATTTTTCCCTTACAAGCAAATATCtttcaaatcatttaatttttatagaaCTTTAGCATTGAAACACATCACATTTAAGAACGGTCATTTATGCATGGAAATTTACCTTGACGACCTTATTActatttttcttgtaaattcTTATCATGGATTTGAAAGCTGGTCTGAAAACACTTATGGTGTTAAAGCAAAATATAGGAGAAAGTTgactgcaacaaaaataatactggcaaaaaaattaaactataaTTATACACAGTTTTCAAGTTTATCTTTTAATCTTATTGTCGATGAGTTCTTGTCGAAGCCATTCGCGGAATTCTGTTACATTGGAAGGAAAAATTAATAAAGTcaaattgtacaaaatttttcttgcaaaCATGCACACGTATACCCCACAGTCATATGCATTCTGCTGTTGAGGAAGGTTCTGGAACACAGAGAAGAAGAAACAAATGTACTTGAATGTATCGAACTAACAGAAAGAATTCACATTTTACAAACCGGTGAAGTTGAAATTGTCCATGAAAATTTTGCCTTAGTGATTTCATTGTATTCTTTTTCAACTGCGGTGAGTATCATCTGTTCAAAATATTCAAGCCAAATAAAAATTACGAGTTTATGAGTTAGGTGAAAGTTATTGAATTAAACCTAATGCTGGTAACTCACATGTAAAATCAAGTTTGAACATAATACCGAGAAAAAAACTATAACATGTAACAAGTTTAATTGTATGGTTGATTTCATCAAGAAATTATGAACTACCGTTATGAACGGTGGTAAAAAGATAgaagttttaaagttaactGAAGATTTAACAAACACATAATCTTTCACAAGCTTGCTTAGACACatgtgcaaaaatatttctgaacCTAAGCTATGATGTGCTAAAGCCGACACCAACAAAATATCACACTCACTGCAACGCATTCTTCTTCATCAGTGGTCATAGGCATTGAGTTATAAACCTCAATTGTATGACGATTTGGTCGAGCACAGAGAAGACTCCAATGTGAAGCGATACATATCGGTATGAGAACAAACGACTGCTTTTCCCAGTTTTGTGGCAAGGttactttgtaatttttaCGTAGTTCCTCGTAAAAAAAGCTGCTCACATAACAGGTGCTTGGCTTCTCCTTTACAAGCAGCTTCAAATACTCAttgattatgacatcattaagCCATTCACCTGGACTTAGAGTCTGTAAATCAATGTATCGAATTCCAGGTCTCACTTCCTTTAAATCATGTTGAGAAGATCGTAACTTAGCTTTGGCGGTCTGAAGACATTGGGAAATTTCTTTAAGTCTGCAAAACGATGTTAGAAAACATGCACCGGTATGTTAAGAAATGACCTGTTAAACCTCAAATTGTATcaaaaaagtggaaaaattCCTGAGCTGTTGTCAAATGAGCAATGCAATACCTTGGAGTAAAATCCTGATGATATAAGTTGTTCATTCGCCGAGCAACTTGCAGTGCAGTGAGGTTTTCCAAAGGGTAATTCTCGTCCATCATAAAGTTGTTGACAATATCTGTGATGAAATCAAAACTAAATATTTAAAGGAGTATTCATCAACTCCGACCAGTTCCATTGAAGTACAATCGAAATCTGCTATAAAACTCTTGGCTACAATTTGTACTACATGTATTTCTAATATCACAAGAAAATACTGGACgttaatataatttatatgTATCAAGTACTTATCACTACTACGTAAGACAACGTAAAATACAACAAGTTCTTACTTTTAACAACTCGCTTAATATCCCAAAAAGTAAAGGTTACATTTTGGTCGACTTTGGACACAACTATTAAGTCGTCATCGTCATTATTCGTAGTTTTCTGGCTTTTAGGGCTCAGTTCTTGACGTAAAAAACGAAAAGCTTTCATAAAAGAAGACTCAGATTTATGCGATGATATTGTTTCTCCCTGAATGGAATCATGTGCTGATCCAGCACTGGTGTTTGGTCTATCACGGTCGCCTTCTACGGAATAGGCTAAAGTTTTGGGCTGATTGCCTAATTGGTTAGTGGATGTACCATTTTCTGTTGATTTAATGCAATTAGATGTATCTGTCGGTTGATTGTTATATTCAGGTGTGCAACTCATTTTACAAGAATCATTTGAACTGGGCTCTAAACAGACTAAGTTTGATGTTCCACCATTTGTACTAGTAGCGCTTTGCACACCACTTTTGATGGGTGAGATGTTGCCAAATCGTTTGTGTCGATTTTTCCTAGATTTCACTTTCAACCCGCCTTCTATTCCATCAGCAAAATGAGAGAGATCGGGTTGGGTGCTAGATTGTGCATGCAGTGATCTCCTTCCGTGGATATTGGACTGGGGAAGTTGTTTGCCTTTCAAATTAGGAGAGTATTTTTTGCATAACTTATTACCAGAGTTCATTATTAACTCATTGCTAAGTTCAAATGAGCCTATCATGATATCTTAGCTGCAGAAGCAGAACACATGGAAAAAGTTAACAAGGATCTCACTTAAGAGATTGAAATGATTAACAGTATATAGTTAACATATAAATATAGTTAatttagttatactgtatatacagtTGATACATACATTAACCAAACTAAACATTACAGCTTGCATTACTATAATAACTTTAACCCCAATGGTGCTACACCTAAACAAATCTGAACAATCTTCATGGTCACTCTATGCATATAATTTCACTATCTGATTATTTGCAGCCATCGTATCTATAACTGCAGTTTCAGCATAAGTAATTATAAAAAAACCTTCGGTTTCAGTGATTTTTAGTGCAGTATTTTCAAGTATAACTATCGATGCTACAGTTCCAAAACTCCAATACTGTGCTAAACTGAAAATTATAAATTGGTATTCAAAAACtagcatttctttgtttat belongs to Clavelina lepadiformis chromosome 6, kaClaLepa1.1, whole genome shotgun sequence and includes:
- the LOC143461704 gene encoding DNA-directed RNA polymerase I subunit RPA49-like; the encoded protein is MSLVLKHNPNSRKRLIAEFSNGCLQNGTTLSCELFQHKQTNNLKLKKRKILLADGLHLKYVGNNYETCEEYPYAHKYVIAEVDKRTGIAQLFEADHFKLRPIMVADVERDDEEKEKTKKQSEQDERSFSEKQDDLTEVFGSHKRKRAMVTRLRNKVADSTEAVQTSVEALMETSGFMSPEEDPSDAQTIIPCNKDANVIEDIYPLGKIVPEEVSKALIPEAEQFIRPTLQTIKQWQSKGGALSWRLITEHARNPPLAIVQSPDVHTEYACCLQLMAYLIKTFKLKSSEFRRSRDLFSDMAEPVKNWLLSEFFLGGHGRERKMPQRMKDKVLAVALVVAWNIDSFATDAELFKEAFAISSKKLSLHVRALGGSIKVHTSGGIRKESAVLSLPLQFPKTERGPRGRK
- the LOC143463283 gene encoding sentrin-specific protease 3-like; its protein translation is MIGSFELSNELIMNSGNKLCKKYSPNLKGKQLPQSNIHGRRSLHAQSSTQPDLSHFADGIEGGLKVKSRKNRHKRFGNISPIKSGVQSATSTNGGTSNLVCLEPSSNDSCKMSCTPEYNNQPTDTSNCIKSTENGTSTNQLGNQPKTLAYSVEGDRDRPNTSAGSAHDSIQGETISSHKSESSFMKAFRFLRQELSPKSQKTTNNDDDDLIVVSKVDQNVTFTFWDIKRVVKNIVNNFMMDENYPLENLTALQVARRMNNLYHQDFTPRLKEISQCLQTAKAKLRSSQHDLKEVRPGIRYIDLQTLSPGEWLNDVIINEYLKLLVKEKPSTCYVSSFFYEELRKNYKVTLPQNWEKQSFVLIPICIASHWSLLCARPNRHTIEVYNSMPMTTDEEECVAMILTAVEKEYNEITKAKFSWTISTSPNLPQQQNAYDCGVYVCMFARKILYNLTLLIFPSNVTEFREWLRQELIDNKIKR